One Arachis hypogaea cultivar Tifrunner chromosome 18, arahy.Tifrunner.gnm2.J5K5, whole genome shotgun sequence genomic window, ACTACCTCCTGCTCCTCCAGGTTCTTCCGGTTACAGAGTTTAACAAATGGCTGACTGGCCACCACTTGACCATACGATTCGTGTTTTGATACATTTTTGGAGGGTGAGACTGCTCTCGCCCCATTCATACCTTTGAGGGTTAAGGTCACAATTCTTTGTTTCTGCAGGATAATTTAGGTCGAGAAATGTGTGTACATAGAAGACTATAGCTTATTTAGTGTATGTTTTTGGGTCTTGTCTCAATTTCTTGAAGCTTGGCATCAGGGTGGACTTGAATGCATCGGTCATGTTTCTCTACtcaaaattctttcttttctctttcattgCTTTTATTAATTAGccgtttttttaaaagaaatttagtTGAGAATGCACTTATTTTTTGGATGAACAAACTGTATTATTATGCTTGTAATTACTAAAATGATACCCCGTCTCGGATTCGTTTAAACGACCACTGTATGCATTATTCTAATACAATGGGGATGATCTGTTTCCCGGTTCTTCATCATTCGTTTTGGTATTTTTGTTTGTCTAGTAAACCACCAAAATAACACCCAAAAGATTTGGTTTGGACAAATGGACTTTTAAAAGACTGCAGTGCCGAATGTCATTTTATTAAGAGAATTTATTTGGTGAAGAGTTATGTTTGATGAAGAGTGAAGATTGTAGTTATATTTTGAAAGTAGTGTATTGTACATGATgtctttaatttttgtattttttttatctattgcaAAAAGTGTAATCTTTACTCTTCGCCCAATATTCATATTCACCATAGCATTATCCTTTTATTAAACATTTATAATCTTCTAGGGGTTAATGGATTTCTTTTGAGGCTTTATTTTGTGTTGAAATCTTTCCGATGATTTCTGGGGGTTTATTTTCTTTTCGATTTTGATCACGTTTTCATTTTGTGATCTGATCAGATGCAGCACCATGATATCAGGGGCTGCATTGCCAATGACACATGAATGAAATGGTACTGACGTTACTTCAATTGCAacgtatatgtttttttttttttttggacgttAACATATAGATGGTTAAAATAGTGCATTTGATGAAGTGATTTCGAAGGATCTTGTTTAAAAGGCCTTGTTCTTTGGTTCAGGATGATATATGATTCAGATGGACGATGGCAATTGATGACATATTATTGATAAGTCAATGATAAAATTGAAGTACTTATTTATAATTAGATGATGATCATATGGTATTCCAATCAAATGTTTCCACTAAGTATCGTTTTGTCAGTATGTGCTTGGTCTAGGTACAGTCGTACACTATTTCTCTCCTTTTAGCATTTTTTCATCTTGAGAAGGGAAATATAAACTTATGTCCATTCTTACTTGCCTGTGCTTGAAGGGGTTTGGGCCTTGTCATTGACTGTTTCTTCAATACCCTTTGTGCTCATTGCCAGGATGCTTCTTTTGCCTAATCACAGAGGGTCCAAGTTCAAACTCCAATGATTATGGAGATCCCTTTCCTATATCAACTACCAAACTTGGAAAGTGAGATCAATGTTTACCGTTTTTTCCTTAATCTTTTATTGTAATGGTTAAAAGCAAGCTCAAAAGGTTCACAACCATGCCCTACCAACAATGAAAGCAACTGATTGCTTATAACAATTTATTCCtgaccaataaataaataaaataaaggaaaaagtgaTTGGATGGTGTAAGTCACATTTAGTGTAAGTGGATTCCTCCTATGTATGAGTTAGGATTGAATAATATTGATATTAATTTAAACAAAATCAGACTATATAAATGTTAATAGGAGatatatattttatcaatttaactattaatttacaATAGAATATAGTGAAAATTATCTATGCCAgactttattaaaattaaatatcaataaatatgtagtcgaagaattttttatttatgtattttgagTTGATATATTACATCCATATAAAAAATGCATCCAAGTTATCCAAGCAATATTGGCCAGACGCGCTCCCCTCCCTCCCCCCTCTCTCACCCACTCGTTTGTCTAACACGCGCTATATATAACGTGCTGCAACCTAAAGTTTTGCTCAATAAACCTTCTTCTTTGCTCGCGTCTACTTGCGTTCTTCCTTATTGATCTGCATTGACTTCGTTGTTCTCCTCTGGTCGCGTTCATCTTCTCGTTTTCTTCTTTCAATCTGGTTACgttgcatttatcttcttcctattcttcttcattttcttcttcgatctgcacttCTAAATCGAAACAATGAATGACTCAACTTCAAataaatcagttgaatgagagcgatttggattattcttctgaaatGAATCAAACTGACgaagtttggattattcaattttgaatcgaattgaatggaatgcaattgctaatttgaattgaattgaattgaattgataatctgtAAATTGTAGGCAaggctgtttgaatttgattttatataatggattatgtttcgttcactcagtactatacaattgtttcactatgagtacgtgttcggttcattatgcagaaagctgttcgaatttgattttatataatggattatgtttcgttcactcagtactatacaattgtttcaccatgagtatgtATTTCAGttaattatgcagaaagctgAGCGTTTTTTATATATCGTAACGGCCGCTTCTAtcgtctaaaataaaaataattgttacaaGGGATTTCTTCGATAccaatatctttttatcttcgGTTTCGTTGATATTCTTTGAATTCTTACCCTTCTTTgcaaaaagataagaagaagtaTCGGTTTTCGAAGATATCTTTTTTTCCCTCGGTTCTTGTCCTTTTTTAAATTCTTTCAACATCAAATttgtatttttcaatttcaacgctttctttactttttgaaCGTTTcttcgaatttgattttatataatggataatgtttcgttcactcgttactatacaattgtttcactatGAGTACGTATTCGGTTCATTATGTTAAAAGAtgttcgaatttgaatttatataatggataatgttccatttatttagtactatacaattgtttcactatAATAACATGTTTGGTTCATTtctgttctgcataattcaaaactctttctcctcaccttctactgctttttCACCAGAGAGAatgaggaaaagacaaaaaaaatacaataacaacaacaaaagaatgacgataagaagaaaacacgtgaagaagaatGAACGCGAAAAAGGAGGAGGAATAGGAATgcgaagaaggcgaagaagaagacGACGCTCCGTGCGTAAACGTGAGAAGAAGCGTTGGGCAAGAGCGATTTCGAACGTGTTGGACATATGTATTTCATATTTCATTTAATGGTATtgaatttttggatgaatttagatACAAAATTACATGAATGTGTAATGACCGTACCAAAAAATTGTATATTCAAGACTAGTGTTCAATCCTGGTATAACTTTTATCAACTAACTACATTTCAAACTTGCTAAGATATGAAAATAACGAATAACTAAACTAGTGTTTGTTAATGAAGTTTCTTTTATACTTCGCATTTGTTTCTTAGTGGCCTCCGCAAAAATAAGGAGGCCATCAGCAAAAAGCAGGTGCGAGTAGTAGGAAGTTTGAAATTAAACAttctctatttaattatttcaaataatCCAATTGTTTAATTCCCCGACCCCTATGCAACTCAATCTTAACTTGAAAGATTGGTTTATGCTTATTTAATCTATTAGCCAATTATTTATAACCTTAATGATAACTGCATCCAATCAAATTGAAAGCAAACCATAGTCTAATAACATAGAAGCAGCCTTCTCGCTAACCATCtaacacaaaaataatatattttcaaaaatgagATATCACAAAGttaatatgaaaataataacACTACAACTAAACAATAAGAGATACCAGGGATACCTACCATCACAAAATTTCATGGAATGAAGTGTTCTATTAACACTTAGAACTCTATAGACACTTGCAGTCATATCCAGAGCTAGCCGTAATATAGCTACCATTGCAAATATACAACAAATGAAAAAGACCACTACACCCTTGTTCTCTAAAGAAGCCTGCTTCTCCCTGACCTTTTCAACCTCAGATCTGAAAAttgttaaaaataaacaaaaaattaaaaatctaaaagaACTGAATCACAGTTTAATACACACATGTCCTAAAAACTATGTTGCATAATACTCAAAATTTAAACATAATAATAacgataaataatttattttgaaaatatttaagaagaacaaacaaatagaacaaaaatgatttcaaattttttaagagAAAACGACAAATAGGTCCTGACCTTTTATCTTGAAGATAAATAAGTTATCGACTAATTGAAAATACCAAAACATCCCCCATTTTTTAAAATGTGAGACATCTAAGTCCCTATGAAAAACCTATTTGTCCTTATATAATTTTGGATAGAGGTACCTAAATGTCTCGCATTTTAAAAAGTGAgggatgtttttttatttttaattagttagggATTTACGTGTCTTCGAATTATAAAGTTAGGAACCTATTtctctttttctcaattttttatcTACAATGTAGTGCATTTAATAAAtgcttaaaattttttacttttatcaaAAACTGTAATTTCACACCCAAATTATTTTAGCACTTTGGAAgaactttcttttaatttattgtagAATATAGATAAAATAACTATTTGCTCTCCTTAAAGGCTTATTAAAAGAAGGGAATAGTTGGTTCAATCTACTTTGTACAAATGGTAGGTTTGAACATTGTGATTGTTCAATTATTGTAAGGCTGAAATACTGAATGATTAGTAATAAAATTGCAGTATGTGACTGAAGCTGCCATGTTATTACTAAAAATTTCACATTTTTGCGCCATAACTGGCTGGTTGTGCTTAGGTTTAGGTGACCGCGGCTTGTTCACTAATTTTCTGGCCAAAGTGACAAGTCCGATCTGGTTCCTAGAACCCTAATACAAAGACCAAGGCAGGGAGATTCACGGAAACTACTTTTGAAGATTTCTCAAGTACGCCAATTATGAAATCTGAGCTAGCATCTTATAGTGGGCTAACTAAGAAAAAGCATATAAAGAAAAGATCTTACCTCAAAGCAGCATTGTCCTTGAGAAGATGATCCATCTGTATGGAAATATGGGACTTCCAGGTATTTAGATAACTAGCCTCTTTGATCTGCAAGGGGAGGAAGTTAAATTTCAATGAGTTACGTTGAACAATGACCTTACATAACCAAATGAAGATGTTGGCAACAAAATCCAGACAGAAATTAACATACCAAAATATCCTGCTGTTCAAGGAGTTCCCTAACGTCTTCTTTGAACTTCTGTAGAAGTatatctttttcttctatttcttttctgtaatctttaaaaatattgatatatctAGAATTCAAATCTTTCAAATACCGCTCCAGGACCGATAAATTTAAGTCTAGAGAACGAACTTTCTGCATTAAAATCTTGAGAACAGTATCCCCAGGCATCCTGCCAACTTGCTGACGGATTTCGTCAACCGGATCAGGAACATTACTATTTACAGTTCCATGACTTGCAGAAGAGATATCTGAAGCAGGGTCAGAGTAGATCCCCTCGGAAGCATTCTGTTGTATATTTTCACTCTCAGCAGGGTTAGGATGAAGTGATACTGTCCTCTTGTCACCATTACCCTCTCCAGATGCAAATAAATTATCTTGAGTATATATCAAATCCTCCAGCATCCTCTCAACAGCATCCACACCATAAACTTCAACTACACTCAGTGTGCAGTAAAATTCTGAACCATAGTGGCTTTGAAGATTCAATTTAAGATATCTCACCCATTTTGGTTCCTGAAGAACAAACGTTTGAGCATGCTTCACATTTAAGGCTGTGAAATTCCCAAGGAAAACCCAATCATCCGTTGGATAGACCAAACTTCCATGAAGTTCAAAAGCTTTTAAATTGGAAGAATGGTGCTCAAAATTAGCTATCTCTATTGTATCTACTAAGGTTTCTTCTGAGAGTTCAATAACGACAAATTTCTCTTCAGCAGAACATGGATTTCGAAGATATTTATCTTTGTCTCGGCTTAAGATATTAGAGGCACCTTTGGCTTCTTTGTTAGAAGCTAACACTTTTGCACCCTTAGCTGCTGAAGCATAATTGTATTCAGCACCACCAGGCTCCACTCTATGTATTACACTTACAGATGGACTACCGCCAGATTTAGTTTTTGAACTAATTGCTCTGCTTTTGAATTCATCGAGACCAAGAGGCACATCCCAAGTTAAATTTTCTTCAAGTTTGGCAGCAGATTGATGACTCTCCAATACAGGTTCCTCTCTAGCAGGAGAATGAGAAGTTTCCTTGTTAATAGGATCAGTTACAGCAAAATCTCGGCTCTCTTCATTGGGGAGTGACTCAACACCATGTATAGCCTCAGAAGAAATGTAAGCATCATTTGCtttgataaaaaaatcaaaagcagAATGAGATATTTTACACTGTCCATGCTTATCTTCATTCCAGTTTGATACACCAAGTGGATGTTCTTCAAAATCAATACCATTTATAAATTTATCAGAATTTCATGTCAACATAGTTATCATAGCCTATAagagaaagggaaggaaaaaaaaataaaataaaataaagggatgCATGAGAATGAATGATGAACAGGGTATataaacattattttattttttttacacccAAAATGCAGTTAATAACATATACTAATAAACTAAAGTCAGCATTTGATCAGATTCTTTATCCTGAAACAGAAAAAATTGGCTAAACACTTAAAACAGTTGAGGGGCAGTATCTCAGAATCACAGTGCTTTTATTGCAGGAAGAAAACTTGGAAGCTGCTTTGGTGGCCAGTAAAGAGTAACTATTATAAATTGAACCTTTTATGATTGGGGTCACTTACAGGCTTGTTGACACAGGATTATACCAGGAAAAGGTATTTCACTCCAAAATGGAGAAGTTGGCTCTCAACAGGTAATTTTCCCATGCTTGTTAATAAAGAACAACGAGAATGTTTTGTAACAAACCTGGTATTCATAGGGGATAATTGCACAAGAAAATGCTCTCTGAATTTATAAAAATGAAATTGTAACACTGAAATTGCAAGAAGCAGTAGAATGTGTTCGCAATTCGAGAGGCCAAATTTCTCCTATTGTTGAGTATTCGAGAGACTCAACACTCTCCTAAGTCATAAACCTGGTTCCTTCCTATTCCAAGATATCCCCCATCCCCTTATATAATTCCCACCCTCCTGCTAGCAACTTCTTTTCAGTTCAATCACAAGGAATACCAAAAATGTCACATTGCCATATAAACCAAAACCAACATTTCCATCCTACAATACAATGTACAGTGATTCACATCAAATGCAAAATGGGGCAAGCACAGAGCAAAAcacagatagatagatagatagatagatagatagatagatagataccgGAGTAACCATGGCCGCCACTAATCCACAAGCTGAAGAGTAAGATTAAGCCCCAGAGAACAAATACCAATGAGATTGAAACCTTATACAACTGTTGTTGTTTGCTCCCATCTGTGTTATTCTTATTAGGCTTTTCTAAATCAAAAGCTCCTCTTTCCAACAGAAGAGCTTTACGAGTTCTCTGCATTGTACATCAATCCAAACTCAGTACCCAATAAAACAACTAAATTAAACCcctgcaacaacaacaacaacaacaacaacaacaaaaaataaataaataaatagatacagaaccaaactaattaatttaacttatcaatcaacaaaataaataaataaataaaacacctGTTAATTAGTTTGCCACAGGAAACGGATTAAGAAGAGAAGGAAGCTGAAAAGGGAGAAGTTGGATCTGAGAGAGAAGAAGCTGAAACGATCACATTAGAAGGATAACATAATATGATATGTGAAAATTGGATCGAGAAAGGGGATTATGCAATTGTGTTGTGACCTAAGTGAAGGAGTATATGGGATTGGGTTAGGGTTGGTTTCAAGTTTCATAAAAAAAACGAAGGATTTTGGCGTTGAAGGATTGGAGGATCTGTGATTTTGGCTCTGCTGTGTGTTGCTTGAGAAGCAGATGGAGAATGATTGCGAGTTAAGTCACGCAAAAGCAAGCGCGCGTGTAAGCATCACCCTTCCTTCGCCTTCTACCTTACAATTTACATGACCTTCTAAGTACCTTATTATTAGAGTAAACGAGAAATAGATGACTTCTTATTTGGAGGATAATAGAGCTTGTTTGGGAGCTTCtaacaaaagttttttttttttctgagttatcctttgttaaaaaattttatggaaagtaaaagtaattttatatttgaatatctcatgtaaaaagatttttttatctatcaattatgtttagatataataatataaaagtactttttttgtttatttattacataaaaaacatcttttttttaagagaaaaatatcttttaaaaaaagatgtaaattacagcttttcaaaaaaaaattatttttttagtgcttttacttttactattagaaatttgccaaacacgctaaaaaataaaaaaagatctttttttaatcaaaataataacgTCTAAACAAGcactaaataagcttttgatgagaaaccaaaaaaaaagcttttgattaatttataaatataaaaatatttcttaatttttaaaatataaaatatttaaatttttttaagaattaatttatttttatatattttaaatactcacatttaaatatttatattttaaaaaatcaaaaatatttttatattattaattagttaaaaatttatatattcttaaattaaaaaattaagaacttatttatttatttatttattattattatttgaaaaaagcTTATGACATGGTAGACTAGCgttttttgaaaactattttggtCCGGTTTGAATTTTCAAAGGCTACCATTAATCTTATATTAAATTGTGTGACTTCCTCTTCGTTAGCAGTTTTGTGGAATGGGAACAGACTCCAAAATTTCAATCCAAAAAGAGGGGTGAGGCAAGGAGATCCCATATCTCCTTATCTATTTGTACTGTGTATGAAAATGCTTGCCTGCTTTATCTCTCATAGAGTTTTCCAAGGTTTGTGGAACCCGGTAGCGGTTTCTAGAAATGGACCACGactctctcatttgatgtttgcagatgatctttTGCTTTCTGTAAGGTATCGAAAGCTCAAGTAATAGAGGTTATGCATTGCCTGGACTTGTTTTCTAGAGCGTCAGGTTTGAAGGTAAATCTTTATAAGTCAAAGGCCCAGTGATTCAAGAGGGTGTCGGAGAGGAGAAAAGAGGTTCTCTCAGGGATCTCTAACATCCGATTTTGTAATGATTTGGGTAAATACCTAGAAATTAACATTGGTCATGCCAGAAATTTCAGGAAGACAGCTCAGGAGgttattgaaaaaatttcgagGAAGCTCTCCAGTTGGAAAGGATGTCTGCTGAATAAGGCAGGGAGGCTTTGTCTTGTTAAATCGGTTATGCCCCTATCTCGATTCATGAAATGAAAATTTCTCTTCTCCTGaagtatgcatgtaataaaattgattacttgatgaGACAGTTCTTGTGGAAAGGCCAAGCGACCAGCAAAGGGCTGCCTCTGGTCAGGTGGGAGGTCGCCATAACTCCTAAAAGGGCAGGAGGATTGGGTATTAGGGATACTTCCAGTGCTAACATGGCGCTTCTAGGAAAGTTAGTATGGGATTGTCTAAATAATAGTGAGAAGTTGTGGATGCAGGTTCTGAAGCATAAATATCTCAGGAATCAATCTAGTATGAACGAAAACAGTAGAAATTCTTCATCGACTACCTGGAAGAACATTGTTAATGCCTATGAGCATCTCAAGGAAAGGTTTTATTGGAATATTGGGGATGTCCACAAATCAGTTTGGTACAATGAGTGGACTCCTTTTGGTAAGCTCTGCAACCTTGTTCCTTATGTGCatatttctgaatcagatttcataGTGGTTGACTTGTGGAAAGGGGTATCTTGGGAGGTTGATAGTCTTACCACGCCTATTCcgcatgagattaagcagtttatTTGTGGTGGGAGATATCCTAGTTAGATTGAGTTGGAGCCACAGTAGGAGTGGTGGCCTGCAGTAACAAAAAAGTATAGTGCAAGGGAGGGTTATAGATGGTTATTAGAGAAAACATTAAATTGGAATGCCAATAGTAGTTAGAACTGGTTGTGAAATACAAACATTTCGgagaagttcaaatttactatATGGCTTGGTTTACATGATGCTCTACCAACTGAGACCTTTCGATTCAAGCGGCATTTAGCTTCTTCAGATATGTGTAAGAGATGTAACAAGGCACACGAGACTATGGAGCATTGTCTTAGAGACTGTGAACGATCAAAGGCAATTTGGCATATGTTAGATCCTAGTATCCTGGACTCGACGGCTGGTACTGCTCTTGAAGAGTGGTTTCGGAAGGCCTTGGCTAACAATGAGGCATCTTTtggagaggaggagagagagaaggagaggaggagggaggcaaagaggagggggagagagagagagagagagagaaggtagagaaggaagaaagggaaaagagagagagaagggagatagaagggggagaaagaggagaagaagagagagaggaagaaaaatgagagggagagaagagagagaaaaaaagggagagagaggggaggagagagaagaaggaaaggggaaggagagggagaggggggagagagaggaaaaggagggagagggagagagaggaagggggagagagagaggaaagaggggagggggagaaagagaggagggagaggagagagacaggaagagagaggggaaggaagggagagggagagggaaagggagaaaggagagagagtgatgggaagagagatggagagagagagagagagagaagggagagaggagagagagaaagaggagagagagagaaagagtgaagggagaaagaaaaaaagagtatgtaaaattaattttggagtttaaataaaaccagttttaatttggtttaaaactaaactgaatca contains:
- the LOC112771312 gene encoding SUN domain-containing protein 3 yields the protein MQRTRKALLLERGAFDLEKPNKNNTDGSKQQQLYKVSISLVFVLWGLILLFSLWISGGHGYSEHPLGVSNWNEDKHGQCKISHSAFDFFIKANDAYISSEAIHGVESLPNEESRDFAVTDPINKETSHSPAREEPVLESHQSAAKLEENLTWDVPLGLDEFKSRAISSKTKSGGSPSVSVIHRVEPGGAEYNYASAAKGAKVLASNKEAKGASNILSRDKDKYLRNPCSAEEKFVVIELSEETLVDTIEIANFEHHSSNLKAFELHGSLVYPTDDWVFLGNFTALNVKHAQTFVLQEPKWVRYLKLNLQSHYGSEFYCTLSVVEVYGVDAVERMLEDLIYTQDNLFASGEGNGDKRTVSLHPNPAESENIQQNASEGIYSDPASDISSASHGTVNSNVPDPVDEIRQQVGRMPGDTVLKILMQKVRSLDLNLSVLERYLKDLNSRYINIFKDYRKEIEEKDILLQKFKEDVRELLEQQDILIKEASYLNTWKSHISIQMDHLLKDNAALRSEVEKVREKQASLENKGVVVFFICCIFAMVAILRLALDMTASVYRVLSVNRTLHSMKFCDGRYPWYLLLFSCSVIIFILTL